The following coding sequences are from one Macaca nemestrina isolate mMacNem1 chromosome 1, mMacNem.hap1, whole genome shotgun sequence window:
- the LOC105479073 gene encoding 26S proteasome regulatory subunit 10B yields MADPRDKALQDYRKKLLEHKEIDGRLKELREQLKELTKQYEKSENDLKALQSVGQIVGEVLKQLTAEKFIVKATNGPRYVVGCRRQLDKSKLKPGTRVALDMTTLTIMRYLPREVDPLVCNMSHEDPGNVSYSEIGGLSEQIRELREVIELPLTNPELFQRVGIIPPKGCLLYGPPGTGKTLLARAVASQLDCNFLKVVSSSIVDKYIGESARLIREMFNYARDHQPCIIFMDEIDAIGGRRFSEGTSADREIQRTLMDLLNQMDGFDTLHRVKMIMTTNRPDTLDLALLRPGRLDRKIHIDLPNEQARLDTLKIHAGPITKHGEIDYEAIVKLSDGFNGADLRNVCTEAGMFAIRADHDFVVQEDFIKAVRKVADSKKLESKLDYKPV; encoded by the coding sequence ATGGCAGACCCTAGAGATAAGGCGCTTCAGGACTACCGCAAGAAGCTGCTTGAGCACAAGGAGATCGACGGCCGTCTTAAGGAGTTGAGGGAACAATTAAAAGAACTTACCAAGCAGTACGAAAAGTCTGAGAATGATCTGAAGGCCCTACAAAGTGTCGGGCAGATTGTGGGTGAAGTGCTTAAACAGTTAACTGCAGAAAAATTCATTGTTAAAGCTACCAATGGACCAAGATATGTTGTGGGTTGTCGTCGACAGCTTGACAAAAGTAAGCTGAAGCCAGGAACAAGAGTTGCTTTGGATATGACTACACTAACTATCATGAGATATTTGCCAAGAGAGGTGGATCCATTGGTTTGTAACATGTCTCATGAGGACCCTGGGAATGTTTCTTATTCTGAGATTGGAGGGCTATCAGAACAGATCCGGGAATTAAGAGAGGTGATAGAATTACCTCTTACAAACCCAGAGTTATTTCAGCGTGTAGGAATAATACCTCCAAAAGGCTGTTTGTTATATGGACCACCAGGTACGGGGAAAACACTCTTGGCACGAGCCGTTGCTAGCCAGCTGGACTGCAATTTCTTAAAGGTTGTATCTAGTTCTATTGTAGACAAGTACATTGGTGAAAGTGCTCGTTTGATCAGAGAAATGTTTAATTATGCCAGAGACCATCAACCATGCATTATTTTTATGGATGAAATAGATGCTATTGGTGGTCGTCGGTTTTCTGAGGGTACTTCAGCTGACAGAGAGATTCAGAGAACGTTAATGGACTTACTGAATCAAATGGATGGATTTGATACTCTGCATAGAGTTAAAATGATCATGACTACAAACAGACCAGATACACTGGATCTGGCTTTGCTGCGTCCAGGAAGATTagatagaaaaatacatattgatTTGCCAAATGAACAAGCAAGGTTAGACACACTGAAAATCCACGCAGGTCCCATTACAAAGCATGGTGAAATAGATTATGAAGCAATTGTGAAGCTTTCAGATGGCTTTAATGGAGCAGACCTGAGAAATGTTTGTACTGAAGCAGGTATGTTCGCAATTCGTGCTGATCATGATTTTGTAGTACAAGAAGACTTCATAAAAGCAGTCAGAAAAGTGGCTGATTCTAAGAAGCTAGAGTCTAAATTGGACTACAAACCTGTGTAA